GGCCGGATTAAACGCGGGCGCCTTTGATGTTGCGGTGACACGCACCGACCTTGCGCCGGGAGTGTACACGGGCAGCGTCACGCTCCTCGATCCGCACGCGACAAACTCGCCGTACGTCATCCCCGTCACCTTCACCGTGCAGGCGCCGCGCCTGATTTGCGTCGGAGCCGACACGATCGTGATCAAGGCCACACCAAAACGCGGCGACGCAAAAAAGGATGTGATGGTCCTGAATTGCGGAGGCACGTTCGGACCCGATGTCATTCTCTGGAACGTTGCCACTTCCACGTCGTGGCTGACGATCACCCCCACTTCGGGCAGCGAGGGACAGGTCTTCACACTGACGGCGCCGACGAGCCAGATGTCACCGTCGACTCTTCACGGCTCCATCACACTCACGGGCACACTGTCGGTGCGCGGCACGCCGGTGATCAACTCGCCGCTCACGATACCCGTGCGTCTCGAGGTGGAGACCGTCGGGGAACAGATCGCCTCCACGGGATCCATGAATCCCGGCGAGACGCGCGTGCTGCGCAATCCGCAGGGACATGCATTTGCCATCCTGAAGCTCAACGCGGGTACGCTGTCGGGCCTCACCGTGCGTATGCTTCCCGACGCGCTGCCCTCAGGCATCACGCGGCTGCGCTACGCGATGCGGCATTATCTGTTCGAGGCCGCCGGTTCGGGTTACAATCTCGATCTCACCATGTTCTACACGAGCAACGAACTCGTGCCGTTTATGGCCATCCCCTCGCAGCTCCGCGGCTGGCGGCAATTCCCCGTCGGCGGCGTCTGGTATCCGACGACGAGCAGCGCGAGTCCGATCAACAACAGCGTGACCGTGACGGGCATCACCGACCTGAGCGGCGCGTGGACGATGGCTGGTCCCTACGCGGCGATACAGATGCCCGTGCGCGGACTGCGCGCCCTGCGCACATCGAGTGACGCCGCCGCGCTCGCGTGGCAGAGCGAACTGGCGGTAACACGCCTCGGCTTCATCGTGGAGCGCAGCCCCGCGGGACGGAACGAATGGCAGACCGTCGGCTTCGCGGCATTCCGCGACGACGGCATGTACACGTTTAACGAGATGGGACTCGACGCCGACGCGCAGGAATACCGGCTCATCGCCTTCGATCCCGCGGGCGAGGCCTATCAATCGGCCGACACGCGCCTCGATCCCTGGGGCATACTCGCCGCTGGAGCCGTCGTGTCGCCCGTGCAGCTTGCGCTACAACAGAGCGCGCCCAATCCTGCGCCTGCCGGCACACGTATCACGATCCGTTACGCCGTTCCCGAGCAGGGCCGCGCGCGCATTGCCGTGTACGACAAGTACGGCCGCGAACTGCGGGTTGTGAGTGATGCCGATGTGGACCGCGGATCCTGGTCCGCCTCCCTCCACACCGACGGTTTCGCCGCGGGCACCTACTTCATCCGCCTGCAGTTCGGTGGTAGCGCTGTCACACGGAGCATGACCATCGTGCGCTGAGAGGCGCAACGATAACAAAAGGGGAGGTCTGTACCTCCCCTTTTTTATTGCCCTCGAGCCGAAAGGCCCGCGCCCGTCTCTACCGCACCAGTTTCAGCGTGTACGTCGTTTCGGTGTTGTGTTCCAGATAGATCGCCCCCGCGCTGCCGCTCTCGACGATACTGTCGTTTGAGCCCTGCTCGAGTTTGAAGGACACAACGATGCCGTCGGCTTCGTCGTAGAGGAGCACACCCTCGGCATCGCCGCGCGAGCCGTAATCATATGTTTTTCCGTATTGCAACATCACACCCGTCGTGCGCACGTCGGCCTCGTATTCGAGGGGCAGGCAGCGGCGCTCGAGTTCTGTGCGCGGACCGCCGACCTCGAACGAGTTACGCAGCTCCACGACCATCGGCATTTTATGTGTGCCCGCCGAGTCCACGGTTTTGTTTTTCCAGGAATCACCCTGTGTAAAAACGGACTTGCCGAGCGGCGGCAGGAGGTCGAACAAGCGTTGCACGATTTCGAGGCGCTGCTGATCGAGCGTCTCGAGTGTCGGATCACGTTTCACGATGCGTCCGACTGCGTCGATGGTGAACGCGTAGCTGGTGCCCGCGAGTTCACCGCCGATTTTTTGCGTGCCGTCGCGGCGCTCGATTTCGGCCTCAAGTGTTTCGATGATAAGCATCGCGTTCGCTGTGCCCTGCGCGTTTCGCGCCTCGAACTGCAGCGCCATGATGGCCTTGAACGAGGTGGAGTATTTGTTGATCTTCGGCCCCATCTCCTCCTTGCTCTCGGTCGCCGAGTTCACTTCGTAGAAATACGTCTTTCCTGCCTCGTACCTGTAGGCCGCGCTCTGCGCGTGAACCTGTGTCAGGCCCAGAAGGACCATCACAATAACCGAAAACATGTGTTTCATGCGCGCTCCGATAATCGTGGTTGTTTCGTCGTGACGCTGTCGATTCGTTTCCGAGGATGTTCGGGTTCCCGATTTTTCGTATTTTCACTTTTCCCTGTCCGAGTTTCATTCACAGATGCGCAGGGAATGACTTCGCAGCGAAAGTACTTCACGAAATCTACAACTCTTCAGATTCAGGATCATCATGCCGTACCAGAAACTCGTTCCTCCCGCCGAAGGCGCACACATCACCTTCTCGAACGGAACCCTGCAGGTTCCCGACAATCCCATCATCCCGTTCATCGAAGGCGACGGCACGGGACCGGACATCTGGGCCGCCGCCGTGCGTGTGATTGACGCGGCCGTGCAGAAGGCCTACGGCGGCGCGCGCAAGATCGCGTGGTTCGAGGTGTACGCGGGCGAGAAATCGCTCGGCGTGTACGGCGACAAAGTGTGGCTGCCAGAGGACACGCTCGAGGCGGTGAAGGAGTTCATCGTGGGCATCAAGGGTCCGCTCACCACACCGGTCGGCGGCGGCATCCGTTCGCTCAACGTGGCGCTGCGCCAGATCCTCGACCTGTACGTGTGCCTGCGCCCCGTGCGCTACTTCCAGGGCGTGCCTTCGCCCGTGCGCAAGCCCGAGGCCATCGACATGGTGATCTTCCGCGAGAATTCCGAGGACATCTACGCGGGCATCGAGTGGAAGGCCGGGACGCCCGAGGCGCAGAAGGTGGTGAGCTGGCTGCAGTCCGAAATGGGTGTGAGCAAGATCCGCTTCCCCGAATCGTCGAGCATCGGCATCAAGCCCGTGTCGAAGGAAGGCACCGAGCGCCTCGTGCGCGCCGCGATCAACTACGCGATCGAGTTCAACCGCGAGTCGGTCACGCTTGTGCACAAGGGCAACATCATGAAGTTCACCGAGGGCGGCTTCCGCGACTGGGGTTACGCGCTTGCAGTGAACGAATTCGGCGGCACGCCGATCGACGGCGGACCGTGGGTGCGCCTCCCGAACGGCGTGGTGGTGAAGGACGTGATCGCCGACGCGTTCCTGCAGCAGATCCTCACCCGTCCGGCGGAATACGATGTGATCGCCACGCTGAACCTCAACGGCGACTACATCTCCGACGCTCTGGCGGCGCAGG
This portion of the Ignavibacteriota bacterium genome encodes:
- the icd gene encoding NADP-dependent isocitrate dehydrogenase, with the protein product MPYQKLVPPAEGAHITFSNGTLQVPDNPIIPFIEGDGTGPDIWAAAVRVIDAAVQKAYGGARKIAWFEVYAGEKSLGVYGDKVWLPEDTLEAVKEFIVGIKGPLTTPVGGGIRSLNVALRQILDLYVCLRPVRYFQGVPSPVRKPEAIDMVIFRENSEDIYAGIEWKAGTPEAQKVVSWLQSEMGVSKIRFPESSSIGIKPVSKEGTERLVRAAINYAIEFNRESVTLVHKGNIMKFTEGGFRDWGYALAVNEFGGTPIDGGPWVRLPNGVVVKDVIADAFLQQILTRPAEYDVIATLNLNGDYISDALAAQVGGIGIAPGANINYENGYAMFEATHGTAPKYAGLDKVNPGSVILSGEMMLQYMGWNEAAALIIRAMDATIQKKTVTYDFARLMDGATEVSCSAFATALIENMA